The DNA segment CCCAGCAGTTCGGCGTTGATGTAGTCACCGGCGGCCGGGATGAAGGTGAGCAGGGTGCCGGCGACGACACCGGGCATGGACAGCGGGAAGGTCACCCGGCGGAAGGTGGTGGCCGGGCGGGCGTAGAGGTCGCCGGCGGCCTCGTGGAGGCGCGGGTCGATGCGCTCCAGGGAGGTGTAGAGCGGCAGGATCATGAAGGGCAGGAAGTTGTAGGTCAGTCCGCAGACCACGGCGAGCGGGGTGGCGAGCACCCGCTGCCCTTCGGTGAGGCCCAGCCAGCTGGTGACGTCCAGGACGTGCAGCGAGTTCAGGACGCCGACCACCGGTCCGCCGTCGGCCAGGATCGTCTTCCAGGCGAGTGTGCGGATCAGGAAGCTGGTGAAGAACGGGGCGATGACCAGGATCATCACCACGTTCCGCCAGCGCCCGGCCTTGAAGGCGATGAGGTAGGCCAGCGGGTAGCCCAGGAGCAGGCAGAGCACGGTGGCGGTGGCGGCGTAGAGCACGGAGCGCACGAACTGCGGCCAGTACTCGCCGAGCGCGTCCCAGTACGTCGCGAAGTGCCAGGTGACCTTGAAGCCCTCTTCGAGGGAGCCGGTCTGGACCGAGGTCGACGCCTGGTAGACGAGCGGGGCGGCGAAGAAGACGATCAGCCACAGGATGCCGGGGAGCAGCAGCCAGTAGGGGACGAGGCGCTTGCGGGCGGGGGTCCTGCGCGGGGCGGTGACCTCGGCCCCGGCCTGCCCGTCCGGTGGCGCGGGCGTCGCGGTCGTGGTCACGCGGCCTCCTCATCGAGGTCCGCGCCGGCCTGCCGGTCCTGGGCGGCGTCCAGCCCGAAGGTGTGCGCCGGGCTCCAGTGCAGGACGACCTCGGCGCCGGGGACCAGGCGCCCGTCGCGCTCGATGTTCTGCTCGTAGACGGCGAGTTCGCCCAGGCCCGGGGCCTCGATCACGTACTGGGTGGAGACGCCGATGAAGCTGGCGTCCTTGATGCGCGCGGGCAGCCGGTTGCGGCCGTCGGCGAGGAACCCGGCGTCGTCGGCGTGCGCCAGGGCCACCTTCTCGGGCCTCACACCGGCCAGCACCTTCTCGCCGGTGCGGGCCGGGGCGCTGCACCGTGCGGCGGGCAGTCGCAGCGTGGCGTCACCGGCCTTGAGCAGCAGTTCCTCGCCGCCGGCCTCGACGATCTCGGCCTCGATGAGGTTGGAGGTGCCCAGGAAGTTGGCGACGAAGGTGGTGGCGGGGTTCTCGTAGAGGTCGGCGGGGGCGCCGAGCTGTTCGACCCGGCCGCCGTTCATCACGGCCACGGTGTCGGCCATCGTCATGGCCTCCTCCTGGTCGTGGGTGACGTGCACGAAGGTGATGCCGACCTCGGTCTGGATGCGCTTGAGCTCCAGCTGCATCTGGCGGCGCAGCTTGAGGTCGAGGGCGCCCAGCGGCTCGTCGAGGAGCAGCACCTGCGGGTGGTTGATCAGGGCGCGGGCGACCGCGACGCGCTGCTGCTGGCCGCCGGAGAGCTGCTGCGGCTTGCGGCGGGCCATCGGGCCGAGCTGGACGAGGTCGAGCATCTCCTCGACCTGCTTCTTGACGGACTTGATGCCGCGGCGGCGCAGCCCGAAGGCGACGTTCTCGTAGATGTCCAGGTGCGGGAAGAGCGCGTAGTTCTGGAAGACGGTGTTGACCTGCCGCTTGTAGGGCGGCAGGACGGTGACGTCCCGGCCGGACAGTTCGACGGTGCCGGTGGTGGGCTCCTCCAGCCCGGCGATCATGCGCAGGGTGGTGGTCTTGCCGCAGCCCGAGGCGCCCAGCAGCGCGAAGAAGGAGCCCGCGGGGACGGTCAGGTCGAGCGGATGGACGGCGGTGAAGGAGCCGTAGGTCTTGCTTATCCCGTGGAGGCGGACGTCGCCGCCACTGCTCTGGGGGGTCGCGGAGTGGGTCATGTCGGTCGTCCCGTGGGTCGGAGGGCGAAGCGGCTCGGGCGGGCCAGGGAGGGGGTCAGGCGCCGGTGAGGTCGGAGAACTTCTGGGCGAACTCCTTGTTCTCCTTGGCGCTCAGGGCGCGGAAGGAGTGGGAGCGGGCGGCCATCTCCTTGTCCGGCAGGATCAGCGGGTTCTCGGCCGCCTTCTTGTCGATCTTGGCAAGTTCCTCGCGCACCCCGTCGACGGGGCAGGCGTAGTTGATGTACGCCGCGAGCCGGGCCGCCGCCTTCGGCTCGTAGAAGTAGTCGATGAGCCGTTCGGCGTTCTGCTTGTGGCGGGCCTTGTTCGGCACCATGAGGTTGTCGGTGGACACCATGTAGCCGGACTTGGGGATGGCGTAGGCGATGTCCGGGTTGTCGTTCTGGAGCTGGACGATGTCGCCCGCCCAGGCCACACAGGCGGCCAGATCGCCCTTGTCCAGGTCCGTGGTGTAGTCGTTGCCGGTGAAGCGGCGGATCTGCTGGGAGTCGACGCCCTTCTGGAGCCGGGCGAGGGCCGCGTCGTAGTCGTCCGCGGCGACGTCCTCGGGCCGCTTACCCATGTCCAGCAGCGTCAGCCCGACGCTGTCGCGCATCTCGGAGAGAAAGCCGACCCGGCCCTTGAGCTGCGGGTCCTCCAGCAGCTGGCTGACGGAGTCGACCTTCTTCCCGCGGGTGGCCTTCTTGTTGTACGCGATGAGGGCCGGGATGCCCTGCCACACGTAGGAGTGCGCGCGGCCGGGGTCCCAGGCGGGGTCGCGGTACTGGGCCGAGAGGTTGGCGTAGGCGTGCGGCAGGTTGGCCGGGTCCAGCTGCTGGATCCAGCCGAGGGAGATCATCCGCGCGCACATCCAGTCGGTGAGCACGATCAGATCGCGGCCGGTGTCCTGGCCGGCCGCCAGCTGGGCCTGGACCTTGCCGAAGAACTCGTCGTTGTCGTTGATGTCCTCGGTGTACTTGACGGCGATGCCGGTGCGCCGGGTGAAGCGCTCCAGGGTCGGCCGGTGCTTGCCGTCCTTGCTGACGTCCATGTACTCGGTCCAGTTGGAGAAGTTGAGGCGCTTCTCCGCCCGGGAGTGGTCCTCGGAGCGCCCGGCGTCCGTACGGCCCGCGGGCGGGATCCCGCAGGACGCCAGGGCGCCGAGGCCGCCGATGGTGGCCGCCATGGCGCCGCCCGCGCGCAGCAGCGAGCGGCGGGTCATGGCGAGCCGGCCGTTCGTCGCACTGCGGCGCATGGCGACGAGTTCCGCCGGGGAGAGGGGTTCGGGCTGCTCGTGGTGCTCCATGCGCGGTGCCCTTTCAGGGGATGAGCCCGGCGCGCGGCCGGTGGTGACGAGGCCCGCGGCGCCGGCCGCAGGGGAAGGGCCCGGGGGCCCGGTGGGGCGTCCCTCAGGGGCGGTCCCCGAAGACCGTGCGGTGCCAGTCCTTGCGCGCCACCGCGGTGTTGTCGTACATGACGTGCTTGACCTGGGTGTACTCCTCGAAGGAGTAGGCCGACATGTCCTTGCCGAAGCCCGAGGCCTTGGCCCCGCCGTGCGGCATCTCGCTGATGATCGGGATGTGGTCGTTGACCCAGACGCAGCCCGCGTTGATCTCGCGGGTGGCGCGGCCGGTGCGGTAGACGTCCCGGCTCCAGGCGGAGGCGGCCAGCCCGTAGGGGGTGTCGTTGGCCAGCGCGATGCCCTCGTCGTCGCTGTCGAAGGGCAGCACGACCAGCACCGGGCCGAAGATCTCGGACTGCACGATCTCGCTGTCCTGCGCGGCCCCGGCGATCAGCGTGGGCCGGTAGTAGGCGCCCTTGGCCAGCTCGCCCCCGGGCGCCTCGCCGCCGGTGACGACGGTGGCGTAGCCGCGCGCCCGGTCCACGAAGCCGGCCACCCGGTCGCGCTGGGTGTGGGAGATCAGCGGGCCGAGGTCGGTGGCGGGGTCGAAGGGGTCGCCGAGCCGCACGGTCGCCATCAGGTCGGCGACGCCGCTGACGAAGGCGTCGTAGAGCGGGCGCTGGACGTAGGCGCGGGTGGCGGCGGTGCAGTCCTGGCCGGTGTTGATCAGCGAGCCGGCGACCGCGCCGTGGACGGCGGCCTCCAGGTCCGCGTCATCGAAGACCACGAAGGGGGCCTTGCCGCCGAGTTCGAGGTGCAGCCGCTTGACGGTGCCGGTGGCGATCTCGGCGACGCGCTTGCCGACGCCGGTCGAGCCGGTGAAGGAGGTCATCGCCACGGAACGGTGGCCCACCAGGTGCTCACCGGCGTCCCGGCCCGCCCCGGAGACGATGTTGAGGACGCCGTCGGGCAGCCCGGCGCGCTGCGCGGCCTGTGCGAACAGCAGCGAGGTGAAGGGGGTGATCTCGGCGGGCTTGAGGACGATGGTGTTGCCCGCGGCGATGGCCGGCAGCACCTTCCAGGCGGCCATCTGCAGCGGATAGTTCCACGGCGCGATGGAGCCGACGACGCCGATGGGCTCGCGGCGGATGACCGAGGTGTGATCGGGGCTGTATTCGCCGGCCGCCTTGCCCTCCAGATGGCGGGCGGCGCCCGCGAAGAACGCGGCGTTGTCGATCGAGCCCGGTACGTCGAACTCCTCGCTGAGCTTGATCGGCTTTCCGCAGTTCAGCGATTCGGCGGCGGCGAGATCGGCGGCGTCCTCGGCGAGCGCGGCCGCGAAGCGGTGCAGGGTGTCGGAGCGCTCACCGGGCGTGGCGCCGCCCCACTCGGGAAACGCCTGCTCCGCGGCCTGTACGGCGGCGTCCACATCCGCCGTACCCGCGAGCTCGTAGGAGTACACCGTCTCGCCTGTCGCCGGGTCCACGACGGCCTGGGTGCGGCCGGAACTCCCGCTGCGGAGACTGCCTGCGATGAACTGGGCGCCCTCGGCGAACCGCTCGGTGGCATCGAATCGGTGATCCATGGTGCTCTCCTCCGCCGGGCACCGAGGCCGCTCAGCGGCACTGCCTGGCGTAGCTATTTCCGGAATCGATGGCCGATCTTGACAGAATAGAAGGGCCTCAACAAGGGATTCCGTTGTTGCCTTTTGGTTACGCGACGAATTCTGCGATTCCCGCAGTATCAGCCCCGACACGTTGTCAGTGCCCGCTGACAGAATCCCGGCATGATGCACGACAACGCGGGGATCACCACGGGGGAGGGCGCCGGGAGCGCCGCGGACGGGCCGCGTTCGGTCGAGGAACTCCGGCGCACGGCCGCCGCCGGCCACCGCGTCAGATATGTCCCCTTCTGGGGTCACAGCCCCCGGCGCGATGGCAGCCTCGGCGCGAGCTGCTTCAGCCAGTGGTGGCCCTCCCCCTTCACCGTCGACGGCGTCCGCTACGCCACCGCCGAACACTGGATGATGGCCGGCAAGGCCCGGCTGTTCGCCGACGCGGAGGCGGAGCGGGAGGTCCTCGCGGCGCGGCACCCCCGGCAGGCCAAGGAAGCCGGGCGCACGGTCCGCGGCTTCGACGAGGAGATGTGGCGGCGGCACCGCTTCGCCCTGGTCGTCGAGGGCAGCGTGCACAAATTCGGCCAGGACGCCGCCCTGCGGGAGTTCCTGCTGGGCACGAACTCCCGGGTGCTGGTGGAAGCCAGCCCGGTGGACCGGATATGGGGCATCGGCCTCGCCGCCGACGACGAGCGCGCCGCGGACCCCGCCCGCTGGCGGGGCCTGAACCTGCTGGGCTTCGCGCTGATGGCGGCGCGGCAGACCCTGCGCGAACGGGACGGGCCGGCGGCGTAGGCCCGGCCGGGGCCCGGGGCCGGTGCGCGGACCTGCGCCCCACGGCCGCCCCCGCCCCGCTTAGCATGACCGAGCCCCTCCGCGCACCGCGCGCACTCATTGACAGGAGGAACCGTTGTCCGGTCTCGATGCCTTCATTGCGGACCTGCCCAAGGCGGAGCTGCACGTCCACCACGTCGGATCGGCCTCACCGCGTATCGTCGCCGAACTCGCGGCGCGGCACCCCGACTCCGCCGTCCCCACCGACCCCGAAGCGCTGGTCGACTACTTCACCTTCCGCGACTTCGCGCACTTCATCGAGGTCTACCTCTCCGTCGTGGACCTGATCCGCGACGCCGAGGACGTCCGGCTGCTGACGTACGAGGTCGCCCGGGACATGGCCCGGCAGCAGATCCGCTACGCCGAGCTGACCGTCACCCCCTTCAGCTCGACCAGCCGCGGCATCCCCGACGCCGCGTACGTCGAGGCGATCGAGGACGCCCGCAAGGCCGCGGAGGCCGAGCTGGGCGTGGTGCTGCGCTGGTGCTTCGACATCCCGGGCGAGGCCGGGCTGCAGGCCGCCGAGGAGACCGCCCGTATCGCCTGTGACCTGCAGCCCGAGGGCCTGGTCTCGTTCGGGCTCGGCGGCCCCGAGATCGGCGTCCCGCGCCCGCAGTTCAAGCCGTACTTCGACCGGGCCCTCGCCATCGGTCTGCACTCCGTGCCGCACGCCGGGGAGACCACCGGACCCGGCACGATCTGGGACGCCCTGACCGAGTTGCGCGCCGAGCGCATCGGTCACGG comes from the Streptomyces angustmyceticus genome and includes:
- a CDS encoding ABC transporter permease encodes the protein MTTTATPAPPDGQAGAEVTAPRRTPARKRLVPYWLLLPGILWLIVFFAAPLVYQASTSVQTGSLEEGFKVTWHFATYWDALGEYWPQFVRSVLYAATATVLCLLLGYPLAYLIAFKAGRWRNVVMILVIAPFFTSFLIRTLAWKTILADGGPVVGVLNSLHVLDVTSWLGLTEGQRVLATPLAVVCGLTYNFLPFMILPLYTSLERIDPRLHEAAGDLYARPATTFRRVTFPLSMPGVVAGTLLTFIPAAGDYINAELLGSTDQKMIGNVIQSQFLRVLDYPTAAALSFLLMAAILAMVTIYIRKSGTEDLV
- a CDS encoding ABC transporter ATP-binding protein; translated protein: MTHSATPQSSGGDVRLHGISKTYGSFTAVHPLDLTVPAGSFFALLGASGCGKTTTLRMIAGLEEPTTGTVELSGRDVTVLPPYKRQVNTVFQNYALFPHLDIYENVAFGLRRRGIKSVKKQVEEMLDLVQLGPMARRKPQQLSGGQQQRVAVARALINHPQVLLLDEPLGALDLKLRRQMQLELKRIQTEVGITFVHVTHDQEEAMTMADTVAVMNGGRVEQLGAPADLYENPATTFVANFLGTSNLIEAEIVEAGGEELLLKAGDATLRLPAARCSAPARTGEKVLAGVRPEKVALAHADDAGFLADGRNRLPARIKDASFIGVSTQYVIEAPGLGELAVYEQNIERDGRLVPGAEVVLHWSPAHTFGLDAAQDRQAGADLDEEAA
- a CDS encoding polyamine ABC transporter substrate-binding protein; this translates as MEHHEQPEPLSPAELVAMRRSATNGRLAMTRRSLLRAGGAMAATIGGLGALASCGIPPAGRTDAGRSEDHSRAEKRLNFSNWTEYMDVSKDGKHRPTLERFTRRTGIAVKYTEDINDNDEFFGKVQAQLAAGQDTGRDLIVLTDWMCARMISLGWIQQLDPANLPHAYANLSAQYRDPAWDPGRAHSYVWQGIPALIAYNKKATRGKKVDSVSQLLEDPQLKGRVGFLSEMRDSVGLTLLDMGKRPEDVAADDYDAALARLQKGVDSQQIRRFTGNDYTTDLDKGDLAACVAWAGDIVQLQNDNPDIAYAIPKSGYMVSTDNLMVPNKARHKQNAERLIDYFYEPKAAARLAAYINYACPVDGVREELAKIDKKAAENPLILPDKEMAARSHSFRALSAKENKEFAQKFSDLTGA
- a CDS encoding gamma-aminobutyraldehyde dehydrogenase, with product MDHRFDATERFAEGAQFIAGSLRSGSSGRTQAVVDPATGETVYSYELAGTADVDAAVQAAEQAFPEWGGATPGERSDTLHRFAAALAEDAADLAAAESLNCGKPIKLSEEFDVPGSIDNAAFFAGAARHLEGKAAGEYSPDHTSVIRREPIGVVGSIAPWNYPLQMAAWKVLPAIAAGNTIVLKPAEITPFTSLLFAQAAQRAGLPDGVLNIVSGAGRDAGEHLVGHRSVAMTSFTGSTGVGKRVAEIATGTVKRLHLELGGKAPFVVFDDADLEAAVHGAVAGSLINTGQDCTAATRAYVQRPLYDAFVSGVADLMATVRLGDPFDPATDLGPLISHTQRDRVAGFVDRARGYATVVTGGEAPGGELAKGAYYRPTLIAGAAQDSEIVQSEIFGPVLVVLPFDSDDEGIALANDTPYGLAASAWSRDVYRTGRATREINAGCVWVNDHIPIISEMPHGGAKASGFGKDMSAYSFEEYTQVKHVMYDNTAVARKDWHRTVFGDRP
- a CDS encoding NADAR family protein, whose translation is MMHDNAGITTGEGAGSAADGPRSVEELRRTAAAGHRVRYVPFWGHSPRRDGSLGASCFSQWWPSPFTVDGVRYATAEHWMMAGKARLFADAEAEREVLAARHPRQAKEAGRTVRGFDEEMWRRHRFALVVEGSVHKFGQDAALREFLLGTNSRVLVEASPVDRIWGIGLAADDERAADPARWRGLNLLGFALMAARQTLRERDGPAA
- a CDS encoding adenosine deaminase, with product MSGLDAFIADLPKAELHVHHVGSASPRIVAELAARHPDSAVPTDPEALVDYFTFRDFAHFIEVYLSVVDLIRDAEDVRLLTYEVARDMARQQIRYAELTVTPFSSTSRGIPDAAYVEAIEDARKAAEAELGVVLRWCFDIPGEAGLQAAEETARIACDLQPEGLVSFGLGGPEIGVPRPQFKPYFDRALAIGLHSVPHAGETTGPGTIWDALTELRAERIGHGTSATQDPALLAHLAEHRIPLEVCPTSNIATRAVRTLEEHPLKEMVDAGLLVTINSDDPPMFGTDLNTEYGVAARLLGLDAEGVAGLAKNAVTASFMDPAAKARLTAEIDTYTAAWRG